One genomic window of Cannabis sativa cultivar Pink pepper isolate KNU-18-1 chromosome 2, ASM2916894v1, whole genome shotgun sequence includes the following:
- the LOC133034045 gene encoding uncharacterized protein LOC133034045: protein MATIYTTIKDITPTTESCKIEMRVLEKSGKRTSKSSPLKYQKLMLADKKGNDVEAVIFGTEIDARENTLEVFHTYYLSNAYVKKQPHLSIKSKTTNILGH, encoded by the exons ATGGCTACAATATATACAACAATTAAGGATATCACCCCAACTACAGAAAGTTGTAAGATTGAAATGAGAGTGTTAGAAAAATCTGGAAAGCGGACAAGCAAGAGTTCACCACTCAAATATCAAAAGCTTATGTTAGCAGataaaaag GGTAATGATGTTGAAGCAGTAATATTTGGCACTGAAATTGATGCTAGAGAAAACACTTTGGAAGTGTTCCACACTTACTACCTTAGCAACGCTTATGTAAAAAAACAGCCCCACCTTTCGATAAAAAGCAAGACTACAAATATTCTTGGACATTGA